A genomic window from Candidatus Equadaptatus faecalis includes:
- the hisH gene encoding imidazole glycerol phosphate synthase subunit HisH, translated as MLGVIDYGAGNLRSVVNALEFLHVQNKIVCNANEIKNCSSLILPGVGAFGAALDELEKRGLKEAVAEAALEKPFLGICLGMQLLFEESGEAPGRKGLGVLKGCVRRFPAGMGLKIPHMGWNSLSINSSSRLFADTPQNSYVYFVHSFCCSAAERSDVAAVCSYGLEFDAAVEKGNLFGCQFHPEKSGNTGLALLKKFVSLCGGTE; from the coding sequence ATGCTCGGAGTAATCGATTACGGAGCCGGAAATCTCAGAAGCGTTGTGAATGCACTTGAATTTTTGCACGTGCAAAATAAAATCGTGTGCAATGCAAATGAAATTAAAAACTGTTCATCGCTGATACTTCCGGGCGTAGGGGCATTCGGCGCCGCTCTTGACGAGCTTGAAAAGCGCGGCCTCAAAGAAGCAGTCGCGGAAGCTGCACTTGAAAAACCTTTTTTGGGAATATGTCTGGGTATGCAGCTGCTTTTTGAAGAAAGCGGAGAAGCCCCGGGCAGAAAGGGGCTCGGCGTGCTGAAAGGCTGCGTGCGCCGCTTCCCCGCCGGCATGGGGCTGAAAATTCCCCACATGGGCTGGAATTCTCTGTCGATAAACAGCTCAAGCAGACTGTTTGCGGACACGCCGCAGAACAGTTACGTTTATTTCGTACACTCGTTCTGCTGCTCTGCCGCAGAACGTTCGGACGTCGCCGCCGTATGCAGCTACGGGCTTGAGTTTGACGCTGCCGTTGAAAAGGGCAATCTGTTCGGCTGCCAGTTCCATCCTGAAAAAAGCGGAAATACCGGACTTGCGCTGCTGAAAAAATTCGTTTCACTCTGCGGAGGAACAGAATAA
- a CDS encoding bifunctional phosphoribosyl-AMP cyclohydrolase/phosphoribosyl-ATP diphosphatase HisIE, which produces MADKIDFSKIKFDEKGLVPVIVQDCVSGEVLMLAYANEESLRLTEEKGELVFWSRSRREIWHKGATSGSFMRVKELRLDCDGDTILAIVDPQGPACHTGAVSCFFTSLAGKENSTAMTFLGRLWRYLNKRRYASPEESYTARLLSKGSKRVAQKVGEEGLETALACAVKDRENFRYEAADLLYHLLVACMDTEVPFTDVLEEIASRYKHKQEDYRCSE; this is translated from the coding sequence ATGGCAGACAAAATCGATTTTTCAAAAATTAAGTTCGACGAAAAAGGGCTCGTTCCCGTTATAGTTCAGGACTGCGTTTCAGGCGAGGTGCTTATGCTCGCCTACGCGAACGAAGAATCGCTCAGGCTCACGGAAGAAAAGGGCGAGCTTGTGTTCTGGAGCCGTTCGCGCAGGGAAATATGGCACAAGGGCGCGACAAGCGGGAGCTTTATGCGCGTGAAGGAGCTGCGTCTTGACTGCGACGGCGACACAATTCTTGCAATTGTGGATCCTCAGGGGCCTGCCTGCCACACGGGCGCTGTCTCCTGCTTCTTTACGTCGCTTGCCGGCAAAGAGAACTCAACGGCAATGACCTTCCTCGGAAGGCTGTGGCGCTATCTCAACAAAAGGCGTTACGCCTCGCCGGAAGAAAGCTACACCGCAAGACTGCTTTCAAAAGGCTCAAAACGCGTTGCGCAGAAGGTGGGCGAAGAGGGGCTTGAAACTGCTCTTGCCTGCGCGGTAAAGGACAGGGAAAATTTCCGTTACGAAGCGGCAGACCTTCTCTATCACCTGCTTGTCGCCTGCATGGACACGGAAGTGCCGTTCACGGACGTGCTTGAAGAAATAGCTTCACGATACAAACACAAACAGGAAGATTACAGATGCTCGGAGTAA